One genomic region from Sphingobacterium multivorum encodes:
- the ileS gene encoding isoleucine--tRNA ligase, producing MYKEYKQLNLPEIGKEILTRWEQEKIFEKSINNRPESKTYTFFEGPPSANGMPGIHHVMARTIKDIFCRYKTLKGYQVKRKGGWDTHGLPIELAVEKALGITKEDIGKKITVEQYNDACRKEVMKYTDVWNDLTTKMGYWVDLEHPYITYKNEYIETLWYLLKELYKKGLLYKGYTIQPYSPAAGTGLSSHELNQPGTYKDVKDTTIVAEFRLIKSQLHPAIEKLVDDDAEDVAFIAWTTTPWTLPSNTALVVGKKINYVKIRTFNKYTGAPVSVVLAKDLISKHFKAEGENASFQDYKLGDKVIPWELAAEFVGEELVGLRYEQLLPYITSEDLQENAFRVIPGDFVTTEDGTGIVHAAPTYGADDFRVAKEHGVPGILVKDENGKEVPTVDRTGRFVSEITDFAGRFVKEEYYSAEERSKEDFKPTDVLISIKLKEDNKAFDVKKYEHTYPHCWRTDKPVLYYPLDSWFIRTTAVKEDLVALNKTINWKPEATGTGRFGNWLENLVDWNLSRSRYWGTPLPIWRSEDENEEVCIGSLPELKSLLEASLTSDILSEDEKAKNKAYLDKFDTEQLDLHRPYVDDIVLVSDAGQKLFREPDLIDVWFDSGAMPYAQWGLDHEKLAKGEQFPFKAGFDHAYPADFIAEGVDQTRGWFFTLHAISTMMYKSVSFKNVVSNGLVLDKNGNKMSKRLGNGVDPFSTIDQYSADATRWYMISNAAPWDNLKFNMEGLDEVRRKFFGTLYNTYAFFALYANIDKFSYAESDIALEKRPEIDRWIISLLNSLTKEVDEYLADYEPTKAARAIQNFVDEHLSNWYVRLCRRRFWKGDYTEDKISAYQTLYTCLDTIAKLMSPISPFFSDRLFLDLNAATNKEQVESVHLANFPVYHENLVDKDLEERMALAQDISSLTLSLRKKTSINVRQPLNKILVPVLDSVFQEKVEKVKDLILSETNIKDIEFITDTTGIIKKKIKPNFKALGAKVGKDMKLVSSSIQSLTIDQISSLESTGELALAGTPYTILLSDVEIIAEDVEGWQVANLGKLTVALDVHITEELKKEGLSRELINRLQNLRKDKGLEVTDRINVKLTAASEVVNAANENLSYICTEILADSLVFEDSLTEGETIEIDGKELKALIQKN from the coding sequence ATGTACAAAGAATATAAGCAGTTAAATTTACCCGAGATAGGTAAAGAGATTTTGACCCGTTGGGAACAGGAAAAAATATTCGAAAAAAGTATCAATAATCGTCCTGAAAGCAAGACCTATACATTTTTTGAAGGTCCGCCTTCTGCAAATGGCATGCCCGGGATTCACCACGTGATGGCACGTACGATTAAGGATATTTTCTGTCGTTACAAGACTTTGAAAGGTTACCAAGTGAAAAGAAAAGGCGGTTGGGATACCCATGGCCTGCCCATTGAACTTGCTGTCGAAAAAGCTCTTGGAATCACAAAAGAGGATATCGGCAAAAAGATTACCGTAGAACAATATAATGACGCTTGTCGCAAGGAGGTAATGAAATATACCGATGTATGGAATGACCTAACCACCAAAATGGGGTATTGGGTTGACCTTGAACATCCTTATATTACTTACAAGAATGAATACATCGAAACCTTATGGTATTTATTGAAAGAACTTTACAAAAAAGGTCTTTTGTACAAGGGTTATACGATACAGCCTTACTCTCCGGCAGCAGGTACGGGATTGAGTTCACATGAACTTAACCAGCCCGGCACCTATAAAGATGTGAAAGATACCACCATCGTTGCAGAATTTAGACTGATCAAAAGTCAGCTTCATCCAGCTATAGAAAAATTAGTTGACGACGATGCGGAGGATGTTGCATTCATTGCCTGGACCACCACACCATGGACTTTACCATCCAACACAGCTCTGGTTGTAGGCAAGAAAATAAATTATGTGAAGATCCGAACGTTCAATAAATATACCGGTGCGCCTGTATCCGTCGTATTAGCGAAAGATCTGATCAGCAAACATTTTAAAGCAGAAGGCGAAAATGCATCCTTCCAAGACTATAAATTGGGCGACAAAGTAATTCCTTGGGAGCTTGCAGCAGAATTTGTGGGCGAAGAGCTTGTTGGCTTGCGTTATGAGCAATTGTTACCTTATATCACCAGCGAGGATTTACAAGAAAATGCTTTCCGCGTTATTCCAGGCGACTTTGTTACGACCGAGGATGGTACGGGTATCGTCCATGCAGCCCCTACGTATGGTGCGGATGACTTTCGTGTCGCAAAAGAACATGGTGTACCGGGCATCTTGGTAAAAGATGAAAACGGAAAAGAGGTTCCTACTGTGGACCGTACTGGACGTTTTGTAAGTGAAATCACCGATTTTGCCGGAAGATTTGTCAAAGAGGAATATTACAGTGCAGAGGAACGTTCAAAAGAAGATTTCAAACCCACAGACGTGTTGATCTCTATCAAACTAAAAGAGGACAACAAAGCTTTTGATGTCAAAAAATATGAGCACACCTATCCACATTGTTGGCGTACAGACAAACCTGTTCTTTACTATCCGCTAGACAGCTGGTTTATCCGCACCACAGCAGTGAAAGAAGATTTGGTTGCCTTAAATAAAACCATCAACTGGAAACCCGAAGCAACCGGTACTGGACGCTTTGGAAACTGGTTGGAAAACCTGGTAGACTGGAACCTTTCGCGTTCACGTTATTGGGGAACTCCACTTCCTATCTGGCGCTCAGAAGACGAAAATGAAGAGGTTTGTATCGGTTCCTTACCTGAATTAAAGTCTTTATTGGAAGCTTCTTTGACCTCCGACATTCTGTCTGAGGATGAAAAAGCGAAAAATAAAGCTTACTTGGATAAATTCGATACCGAACAATTGGACCTTCACCGTCCCTATGTAGACGATATCGTCTTGGTTTCTGATGCCGGACAAAAGTTATTCCGCGAACCTGACTTGATCGACGTTTGGTTTGATTCGGGTGCCATGCCGTATGCGCAATGGGGACTGGATCACGAAAAATTAGCCAAAGGGGAACAATTTCCTTTTAAAGCTGGATTCGATCATGCATACCCGGCAGACTTTATCGCTGAAGGGGTTGATCAAACACGGGGCTGGTTTTTCACCTTACATGCGATTTCTACGATGATGTACAAATCGGTTTCCTTCAAAAACGTCGTTTCCAATGGCCTGGTATTGGATAAAAATGGAAATAAGATGTCCAAACGCCTCGGCAACGGTGTTGATCCATTCTCAACGATCGATCAATACAGTGCCGATGCAACACGCTGGTACATGATCAGCAATGCTGCCCCATGGGACAATCTTAAATTTAATATGGAAGGGTTGGATGAAGTCCGTCGTAAATTCTTTGGTACTTTATATAATACCTACGCTTTTTTTGCATTGTATGCCAATATCGATAAGTTCTCCTATGCAGAATCCGATATTGCGTTGGAGAAACGTCCTGAAATTGATCGTTGGATTATCTCCTTGTTAAATTCGTTGACCAAGGAAGTAGACGAATACTTGGCGGATTACGAGCCTACAAAAGCTGCGCGTGCTATTCAAAACTTTGTTGATGAACATCTCAGCAACTGGTATGTTCGCCTATGTCGCCGCCGTTTTTGGAAAGGAGATTATACAGAAGATAAAATTTCCGCCTATCAGACACTTTACACATGTCTTGATACGATTGCGAAATTGATGTCGCCAATATCACCTTTCTTCTCGGATAGGTTATTTCTTGATTTGAATGCAGCAACGAACAAAGAACAAGTTGAATCTGTTCACCTAGCGAATTTCCCGGTATATCACGAGAACCTAGTCGACAAAGATCTGGAAGAACGTATGGCATTAGCGCAAGACATCTCGTCTTTGACACTTTCCTTGCGTAAGAAAACCTCTATCAACGTACGTCAACCATTAAACAAAATTTTGGTCCCGGTACTGGATAGTGTCTTCCAGGAAAAGGTAGAAAAAGTAAAAGATCTGATACTTTCTGAGACTAATATCAAAGATATCGAGTTTATTACGGACACCACCGGTATCATTAAGAAAAAAATAAAACCAAATTTTAAAGCTCTTGGCGCGAAAGTTGGTAAGGATATGAAGTTAGTTTCTTCGTCTATCCAATCGTTGACTATAGATCAAATAAGTTCATTGGAATCAACAGGCGAATTGGCCCTAGCAGGCACGCCATATACGATTCTATTGAGCGATGTAGAAATTATAGCAGAAGACGTCGAGGGATGGCAGGTAGCGAACCTAGGTAAATTGACCGTAGCATTAGATGTACATATCACCGAAGAATTGAAAAAAGAAGGTTTGTCAAGAGAATTGATCAACCGCCTACAAAATCTAAGGAAGGATAAAGGATTAGAAGTAACTGATAGAATTAACGTAAAGTTAACAGCTGCTTCAGAAGTGGTCAATGCTGCCAACGAAAATTTATCGTATATTTGCACCGAAATTCTGGCCGATTCATTGGTATTTGAAGATTCACTAACTGAAGGAGAGACCATCGAGATCGATGGCAAAGAACTTAAGGCATTAATCCAAAAAAATTAA
- a CDS encoding RNA polymerase sigma factor produces the protein MRLLKSKSDQELIQMYVGGQESGLEALLNRYKSKIYTSIYMKVKDEYLAEDIFQETFIKIINTLKSGKYNEEGKFLPWAIRIAHNMIVDFFRKAKRAPNIVNADGFDIFEVLEFSDESAESKMLKQQVDVDLKKMIQKLPDDQKEVLIMRHFCDMSFKDIAEITEVSINTALGRMRYALSNLRKMIEGTDLTLQMGYL, from the coding sequence ATGAGACTTTTAAAAAGTAAAAGCGATCAAGAGTTGATCCAAATGTATGTCGGCGGCCAAGAGTCCGGTCTAGAGGCATTGTTGAATCGATATAAATCGAAAATATATACTTCCATATATATGAAAGTAAAAGATGAATATCTTGCTGAAGATATTTTCCAGGAGACTTTCATAAAAATCATCAACACCTTAAAATCCGGTAAATATAATGAAGAAGGTAAATTTTTACCTTGGGCTATACGTATAGCGCACAATATGATTGTTGACTTTTTTAGAAAAGCAAAACGTGCTCCAAATATTGTGAATGCTGACGGGTTTGATATTTTTGAGGTGCTCGAATTTAGTGATGAAAGCGCGGAGTCAAAAATGCTCAAACAGCAGGTTGATGTCGACCTTAAAAAAATGATCCAAAAGCTTCCGGATGATCAAAAAGAAGTGCTTATTATGCGTCACTTTTGTGATATGAGTTTTAAAGATATTGCGGAGATAACCGAAGTAAGTATCAATACTGCTTTAGGGAGGATGCGCTACGCATTGAGCAATTTGCGTAAAATGATTGAAGGTACTGATCTTACCCTGCAAATGGGCTATTTATAA
- a CDS encoding HesB/IscA family protein has product MSTEHTAVAPVSLTEGAIKELNKLKDQQEISDDFGLRVGVEGGGCSGMSYILGFDQKKDGDNEYEIQGIRIFMNKAHGLYLAGMEIDFKSGLDARGFTFNNPNATSTCGCGSSFSA; this is encoded by the coding sequence ATGAGTACAGAACATACAGCAGTTGCTCCTGTTTCTTTAACAGAAGGGGCAATCAAGGAACTAAATAAATTAAAGGATCAACAAGAAATCTCTGATGATTTTGGTTTACGTGTCGGTGTTGAAGGCGGCGGTTGTTCCGGTATGAGTTATATCTTGGGCTTTGACCAGAAAAAGGACGGCGATAACGAATACGAAATTCAAGGAATCCGCATCTTTATGAACAAAGCACATGGCCTATATCTTGCCGGAATGGAAATCGACTTCAAATCGGGACTCGATGCAAGGGGCTTCACATTTAATAACCCCAATGCAACAAGTACCTGCGGATGTGGAAGCAGTTTTTCAGCATAA
- the ffh gene encoding signal recognition particle protein — MFSNLQDKLDRAFKVLKGQGSITEINVAETMKEIRKALLDADVNYKTAKTFTDDVKQKALGENVLTSISPGQLLTKIMNDELTALMGGSVTELETGKNPTVILIAGLNGAGKTTFSGKLALYLKDKKNKKPLLVAGDVYRPAAIDQLEVLAEQVGVPVYVNRESNDPIAIAKAGVEEAKRNGNNVVIIDTAGRLAIDEPLMVEITAVKEATKPDEILFVVDSMTGQDAVNTAKTFNDRLDFTGVVLTKLDGDTRGGAALSIKSVVNKPIKFIGTGEKMDALDVFHPDRMASRILGMGDVVSLVERAQQQFDEKQAAELQKKIRKNKFDFNDFKSQIQQIKKMGNMKDLMGMIPGVGKAMKDIEVDDNAFKPIEAIIDSMTPFERENPDVIDQKRRLRIAKGSGTDINEVNKLLKQFGDMRKVMKQMSNPAMAAKLMRNMPKMPGKM, encoded by the coding sequence ATGTTTTCAAATCTTCAAGATAAGTTAGATAGGGCCTTTAAAGTATTAAAAGGACAGGGTAGTATTACCGAGATCAACGTTGCAGAAACGATGAAAGAAATTCGCAAAGCGTTGTTGGATGCCGATGTGAATTATAAAACTGCCAAAACTTTTACCGACGATGTTAAACAAAAAGCTTTAGGCGAAAATGTACTGACAAGTATTTCCCCGGGCCAATTGTTGACGAAGATCATGAACGATGAGTTGACAGCTTTGATGGGCGGATCTGTTACGGAGCTTGAGACTGGAAAAAATCCAACAGTCATTCTAATTGCGGGTTTGAATGGTGCTGGTAAAACAACTTTCTCCGGTAAGTTGGCCTTGTACCTTAAAGATAAAAAGAATAAAAAACCATTGTTGGTGGCTGGTGACGTTTACCGCCCTGCAGCGATCGATCAATTGGAAGTGCTTGCCGAACAAGTGGGCGTACCAGTGTATGTGAATCGTGAATCTAACGATCCTATTGCGATTGCCAAAGCCGGTGTGGAAGAAGCAAAACGCAATGGAAATAATGTCGTAATCATCGATACAGCCGGTCGTTTGGCCATCGATGAGCCTTTAATGGTGGAGATTACAGCAGTTAAAGAGGCGACAAAGCCAGACGAAATCCTATTTGTTGTGGATTCAATGACTGGTCAAGATGCCGTGAATACAGCTAAGACGTTCAACGACCGTCTGGACTTTACAGGTGTAGTATTGACTAAGTTGGATGGTGATACACGCGGTGGTGCAGCTTTATCGATTAAATCTGTCGTTAATAAGCCTATCAAGTTTATTGGTACAGGTGAAAAGATGGATGCATTGGATGTATTCCACCCTGATCGTATGGCCTCTCGTATTTTGGGCATGGGTGACGTGGTATCCTTAGTGGAACGTGCACAGCAACAGTTTGACGAGAAGCAAGCCGCAGAGCTCCAAAAGAAAATCCGTAAGAATAAATTCGATTTCAACGATTTTAAATCCCAGATTCAACAAATCAAGAAAATGGGTAATATGAAAGACCTCATGGGAATGATCCCTGGCGTTGGTAAAGCAATGAAAGATATTGAAGTCGATGACAATGCTTTCAAACCCATTGAAGCGATTATCGATTCCATGACACCTTTTGAACGCGAAAACCCAGATGTCATTGATCAAAAACGTCGTTTACGTATTGCGAAGGGATCAGGTACTGATATTAATGAAGTGAATAAGTTATTGAAACAATTTGGTGATATGCGTAAAGTCATGAAGCAGATGTCTAATCCGGCGATGGCGGCTAAATTGATGCGTAATATGCCCAAAATGCCAGGAAAAATGTAA
- the glyA gene encoding serine hydroxymethyltransferase produces MERDQAIFNLIADELKRQEEGIELIASENFVSKQVMEAAGSVLTNKYAEGLPGKRYYGGCEVVDEIETIAIDRAKQLFGAEWVNVQPHSGAQANAAVFLATIKPGDKILGLDLSHGGHLTHGSPANLSGKIYQPLFYGVKEDTGLIDYEQLEETALREKPKMIICGASAYSRDWDYARIRKVADEIGAIVMADISHPAGLIARGLLNDPLPHCHIVTTTTHKTLRGPRGGMIMVGKDFENPWGIKTPKGEIRTITQLLDLAVFPGTQGGPLEHTIAAKAIAYGEALSDEYMEYIVQVKKNAAALAQFFVERDYKIISGGTDNHLMLVDLRNKDISGKEAEAVLGKAGITTNKNMVPFDTRSPFVTSGVRFGTAAITTRGIKENEIIQIGELIDEALKNASNDAQLDLIHGKVKAMMAEFPLYK; encoded by the coding sequence ATGGAAAGAGATCAAGCCATTTTTAATTTAATAGCTGATGAGCTTAAACGCCAAGAAGAAGGTATTGAATTAATTGCTTCAGAGAACTTTGTTTCAAAACAAGTGATGGAAGCTGCTGGTTCAGTGTTGACAAATAAATATGCAGAAGGCCTCCCAGGAAAACGTTACTATGGAGGTTGTGAAGTTGTGGATGAGATCGAAACCATCGCAATTGACCGTGCAAAACAATTATTTGGCGCAGAATGGGTAAATGTTCAGCCTCACTCTGGTGCTCAAGCAAATGCAGCTGTTTTTTTGGCGACAATCAAACCTGGCGACAAAATTTTAGGTCTTGATTTATCTCACGGTGGTCACTTGACACACGGTTCGCCAGCGAACTTATCGGGTAAGATCTATCAACCATTATTTTATGGTGTAAAAGAAGACACTGGTTTAATTGACTATGAGCAATTGGAAGAAACAGCGCTTCGTGAAAAACCAAAGATGATTATCTGTGGTGCTTCGGCTTATTCTCGTGATTGGGATTACGCACGCATCCGTAAAGTTGCAGACGAAATTGGTGCTATCGTGATGGCAGATATTTCTCACCCTGCAGGTTTAATCGCGCGTGGTTTATTGAATGATCCACTTCCACATTGCCATATTGTTACGACAACGACGCACAAAACGCTTCGTGGCCCACGCGGTGGTATGATTATGGTCGGTAAAGATTTTGAAAATCCATGGGGTATCAAAACACCTAAAGGTGAAATCCGTACAATCACACAATTATTGGATTTAGCTGTATTCCCAGGTACACAAGGTGGTCCTTTAGAACATACAATCGCTGCGAAAGCGATTGCTTATGGTGAGGCTTTATCCGATGAGTATATGGAATATATCGTTCAGGTAAAGAAAAATGCAGCTGCATTGGCGCAATTCTTTGTAGAAAGAGATTATAAGATCATCTCTGGTGGTACAGACAATCACTTGATGTTGGTGGATCTACGCAATAAAGATATTTCTGGTAAAGAAGCCGAAGCTGTATTGGGTAAAGCGGGTATCACAACAAATAAAAATATGGTTCCTTTCGATACACGTTCTCCTTTTGTGACTTCAGGTGTACGTTTTGGTACTGCTGCAATCACTACACGTGGTATTAAAGAGAATGAAATTATTCAAATCGGTGAATTGATCGATGAGGCATTGAAAAATGCATCAAATGATGCGCAACTGGATTTGATCCATGGTAAAGTAAAAGCAATGATGGCTGAGTTCCCATTGTATAAATAA
- a CDS encoding NADH-quinone oxidoreductase subunit A produces the protein MDDPAQLSEYGKILIILLIGALLVCATIFLARLISPKKNNPIKSGTYECGEDPIGSSWVQFNPRFYVIALVFLLFDVELIFIFPWATVFGQSEYIAADGRWGWFTMIEMAMFIGILILGLVFVWKKGDLEWVKPNVSLPKVPVAIPDSAYASLNSRTYQVRDYAQIVEDAVAHKTTTNEQVSTPKPAFKPRFKKPE, from the coding sequence ATGGATGACCCCGCGCAATTATCGGAATACGGCAAAATCCTTATCATTCTGCTGATAGGGGCGCTGTTAGTCTGTGCGACCATTTTTCTAGCACGTTTAATCTCTCCGAAAAAGAATAATCCCATCAAATCTGGTACTTACGAATGTGGAGAGGATCCCATTGGTTCTTCTTGGGTTCAGTTTAATCCACGGTTCTATGTTATTGCCCTTGTATTTTTACTTTTTGATGTAGAACTTATTTTTATTTTTCCATGGGCCACTGTATTTGGACAGTCCGAATATATTGCGGCAGATGGAAGATGGGGGTGGTTTACCATGATTGAAATGGCTATGTTCATTGGCATTTTAATTTTAGGATTGGTTTTTGTCTGGAAAAAGGGCGATTTGGAATGGGTTAAACCGAATGTGTCCTTACCTAAAGTTCCTGTAGCTATCCCGGATAGTGCCTATGCAAGCCTGAATAGCAGGACTTATCAGGTGCGTGATTATGCACAGATCGTAGAGGATGCTGTCGCGCACAAAACGACGACAAATGAACAGGTGTCGACGCCGAAACCAGCCTTTAAACCTCGATTTAAAAAACCTGAGTAA
- a CDS encoding NADH-quinone oxidoreductase subunit B — translation MSLDSQLQNNGVIVAKLDDLLNWARLSSMWPMSFGIACCAIEMMGAMASTYDLDRMGVFPRPSPRQSDVIIIAGTVTFKMADRIKKLYEQMPDPKYVISMGSCSNCGGPYWQHGYHVVKGVDRVIPVDVYVQGCPPRPEALIGAFIELQKKIDKESLLGEQLFSGKA, via the coding sequence ATGAGTTTAGATAGTCAATTGCAGAATAATGGTGTTATTGTTGCCAAATTAGATGATTTGCTGAATTGGGCAAGGTTATCTTCGATGTGGCCCATGAGCTTTGGTATTGCTTGCTGTGCCATTGAAATGATGGGGGCAATGGCTTCAACGTATGATTTAGACCGGATGGGCGTATTCCCAAGGCCTTCTCCACGGCAATCCGACGTGATCATTATTGCTGGAACGGTTACTTTTAAGATGGCCGATCGTATCAAGAAACTATATGAACAGATGCCCGATCCTAAATATGTTATCTCGATGGGCTCTTGCTCCAACTGTGGCGGTCCATATTGGCAGCATGGTTATCATGTGGTCAAAGGGGTAGATCGAGTGATCCCTGTGGATGTTTATGTCCAGGGCTGTCCGCCACGTCCCGAGGCATTAATTGGTGCTTTTATTGAGTTGCAAAAAAAGATAGACAAAGAAAGCTTGTTGGGTGAGCAATTGTTCAGCGGAAAAGCTTAA
- a CDS encoding zinc metallopeptidase, whose product MYLILFIGIMVVSLIVQTRFKNKFKKYSEMPLSNGMSGAEIAQKMLNDNGIYDVKVVSIPDRLGDHYNPSDKTVNLSPEVYSGRSVAAAAVAAHECGHAVQHAKAYKWLGFRSAMVPMVNVASKMTSWVLMLGVMLFAFSKGGNPWLLAVGVGALAITTLFSFITLPVEFDASNRALEWLNHAGVTYNGEEHDGAKDALKWAAMTYVVAALSALVTLLYYASILFGGRRSD is encoded by the coding sequence ATGTACTTGATTTTATTTATTGGAATAATGGTGGTAAGCCTAATTGTCCAAACAAGATTCAAAAACAAATTTAAGAAATACTCCGAAATGCCTTTGAGCAATGGGATGTCCGGAGCTGAGATTGCGCAAAAAATGTTAAATGATAACGGTATATATGATGTAAAGGTAGTGTCTATTCCAGATCGCTTGGGAGATCACTATAATCCGTCAGATAAGACCGTAAATTTAAGTCCCGAAGTTTACAGTGGCCGCAGTGTTGCAGCTGCAGCAGTAGCGGCGCATGAATGTGGTCATGCTGTACAGCACGCCAAAGCCTATAAATGGTTGGGATTCCGTTCGGCAATGGTTCCGATGGTAAATGTGGCCTCTAAAATGACATCATGGGTATTGATGCTGGGTGTTATGCTATTTGCTTTTTCCAAAGGTGGTAACCCATGGCTTTTAGCTGTTGGAGTGGGGGCTTTGGCTATTACGACCCTGTTCTCTTTTATCACTTTGCCCGTAGAGTTTGATGCGTCGAACCGCGCTCTGGAATGGTTAAACCATGCCGGTGTAACCTATAATGGCGAAGAACATGACGGTGCGAAAGATGCTTTGAAATGGGCAGCGATGACTTATGTCGTAGCGGCGTTAAGTGCGTTGGTAACACTTTTGTATTATGCGTCTATTTTATTCGGTGGCCGTAGAAGTGATTAA